Genomic window (Thermodesulfobacteriota bacterium):
CCGGTGCTTACGCGGAAGAGCCGTTCGATGTCTTCAGGAAGGTCGAGGAGAGGGTCACGGAAGAGGCCGGGCTCTTTGCCGCTGACCGCGAGAAAGAGAGGGAGGAGCGCGAGCACGAAACCCGGCTCATACATGAAGAAGTCGAAAACCTGAGAAGGAATTTAAACAAGGGAGGCGGTAGGAAATGAAGAACTTGAGCAGCATGGCAATCATCGGAATTTTTCTGCTTATATTCTCGGCGCTCGCGGGAGGGAAATATATATCCGCCTTCCCGACAATACCAAAGCCGAAGGAGAGAGATGTGAACATCGATACGGATCCGGTCACGGACACGGTGACCTGGGACATAAAGCTGAGTCACCCTTACGTCGAGAAGGGGTCGCTCAGGGATATGTTCCTCAATCTGAGGATAAAGGGAAAGGAGGCTGAATTGAAGGAGAGGACTCCGGTAAACCTCGTCCTAGTGATAGACAGGAGCGGCTCTATGGGCGACAGGGGGAAGATAGAGTACGCGAGAGAGGCGGCGAAGCAGATAATCGCCGGGCTTAATAAGGAAGACAGGCTCGCCGTGGTCGCGTATTCGACGGACGTCGAGCTTTTATTCCCGATTCAGCCCCTCACGGACAAGGACAGGGCGGCGTCCGTCGTGAGCGCCCTCTACCCGACGGACTCGACCAACCTCTCGGGCGGACTCGTAAAGGGGATAGAGCAGCTCGATTCGGTCAAGAGGGACGGGTACGTGAACCGCGTCATACTGCTTTCGGACGGCCTGGCTAACGAGGGTGTTACCGACGTCGGCGAGCTCGGCAGGATCGCGAGCCGCGCTTCGGAGAAGGGCATACACGTAACGACTATGGGGCTGGGCGTAGATTACGACGAGAACCTCATGATGAGCATCGCCGAGCACGGTGCGGGCAATTACTACTTCATAGAGTCCCCGACGCAGCTTAGCGGAATTTTCCGGAAGGAGTTCGGGCAGATCGCCGCCACTGTCGCAAAGGACCCCGTGATAAGGATCGGGTTCGCGCCGGGCGTAACGCTCGAAGAGGTCTACGGATACATGTGGACCAGAACCCCGGACGGAGTTGCCGAGATAAAGCTCGGCGATTTTTTCGGGGGTCAGGAGAGGGACATACTCGTGAAACTGAAAGTGCCGGCGGGGAAAGAAGGACAGAACGACCTCGGGAAGGCCGCGCTCGAATTCAAGGACCTGCTTAATAACGAGAGTCCATCGGGTCTCGTGACGCCGCTTTCCTACGAAGTGACGGATGACGCTGACAAGGTCGCCCGGAACGAGAACAAGGACGTATCGGCGAGGTGGATATCCGTCGACGCCTCGGGCGTCTATTATCAGGCGACGACGGCGTACGAAAGCGGAGACAGGCAGGGCGCGCTGTCTAAATTGAAGAGTGCGTATGACAGCATCGCTAATCTCAACATGAGCCCCTACAAGAGCGCGAGGACGGTGGAGCAGGAGGCTGAGCTGAGGGACGCGATCGATAGCATCTCCGGCCCTGCCGCGCCCGCGCCGATGTCGGACGAGGGAAAGAAAATCATCAAGCAGCAGAAGGCTAACGCGAGAGAGGCTCAGAAGTAAAATTGTCCCCACATTGTCATTGCGAGGGAGCGTATTTTGCGACCGCGGCAATCTCATGAATAAAGCGAGATGCTGAAACAAGTTCAGCATGACAAAAAAGTGAGATTACCGCGCTTCACTCACTTTCGTTCGCTTCCTCGCAATGACAGTTTTTTTTGTGATTGGTCAAGAGACGAACAAGGAGACTCAAATGAAAGCCGAGATAAAATCATTCATAGTTCCGGTGCTCCTCTCGGGCGTGTGGGGCGTAATAGCGTTCCTCGGCGGGTATGCGGTCTTCAATATGTTTTCACCGGGGCGCGCGTTCTTCTACCCGATACTGCTTGCGGGGGTCGTATTCGCTTCGACCTTCTCGAAATTCGAGAACGGGAGCGTGGTGTCGGGATCGAGGGCCGCGGTCACGGGTTTCGCGTCGGGGTTCATATACCTCCTCGTATCGCCGTTATTTCCTCTCCTGGCATCCATACTCGCGGGGGCGTGCCTGGGCGGGGGACTATCTGCGGGAAGTCGCAGGTTCGGAGGGTTCCTCGATGGAGTTATCTCTACGCTTAAAGGTATGATTATTCTCCCGCTCGTCATAGTCTCGGGCGAGTTCCTGAGCGTGCTCGCACTTATCTACACGAATTCGGTTCTCCTCTGCTGCTTCATCTGGGGGGCGTGGCTGGGTCTCGGCGTCTGCCTCATCCGCTTCCCTGTTTTCGGGAAGGGGGGCAAACGGGATGAGCTTCGAATGATCCCCGGGCTCGAAGAGTTCAGGGAGGAATCCAGGGAAATCGAGAGGGATTTGAGGGAGTTTAACGAGGGGATCGGTTGAGCGCCTTACCGGACTTATGATTACCCTACTAGGCTCACTTTTAATCCTGGCAACTACTCAATGTCCCCCGTCGGTTTTAAGGCGAAATTAATGTGTTACTCAAGGTATTCCATAAATCCTCGATTTGCTGTAAAATAAGTGAAACGGAGGATGACTGGAATGAGGCACTTCACACTTACGGCGTTTCTGATCCTGGCGATAGCTGTCGCCTACGGAGTTTTAGAATCGCATTATTCTCACGCGGCCGACACCGGCCCGCAGCCGGACGCAGTCAATCCGAACCAGGTCGAGACCGCGGATGAGGCTCTTGACGTTGAGATAGAGGAAATAGAGCCCGAGCCCCAGCGCCTCTACTGCGCCGAGCAGTGGACGATGCTCTACAAGGGGCAGAAGGCGGACATCAAGGTCACGACCCGCGGGCAGTATAACGAGATCGCGGTGTTCAGCTGCCCCGACTGCAGCCTCGACGAGCACTACGTGAAACCGTTCCTCGAGTCCGAGTACAGGGGAAAGACGGGCCTCATGAGGCTCCACGAATGCGGCTTCACTCAGGCCGTGTTCAAGGGGTTCAGGGGGACCGAGGCGATAGTCGTCGACGTGCCGCGCGTATTTCCCGACCCGAACCGGCTCCTCTGCGTGAACGACTGGAGCGAGCAGTATCAGAAGGATTATCCCACCATACATATTTCATCGAGGGGCGACCTCAACGAGGCGATCGTTTTCTCCTGCCTCAACTGCCCCTTCCAGAAGTCGTTCATCGCGCCTTTCCTCCTCACGGTTTCCGACGGCAAGACCGCCATGGAGCGGATGAAGGAGTGCGGCTTCACCGAGGTCGTGTTCACGAACCCGATGGGCACGAGGGAAGTCGTGAGGAAAGTGCGCTGACCTGCGCTTGACAATCCCGTGATTGAGAATAGCTTAATCCTGCGGCCGGGGACAAAGTCCTCGGACTCTTGAGCAAGGAGCATCGACCGTGGGCGACGTCGGGACGTTCCCCTTCGGCTGGGTGAGGGGCGAGGGCAGCGACAACTGGC
Coding sequences:
- a CDS encoding VWA domain-containing protein, yielding MKNLSSMAIIGIFLLIFSALAGGKYISAFPTIPKPKERDVNIDTDPVTDTVTWDIKLSHPYVEKGSLRDMFLNLRIKGKEAELKERTPVNLVLVIDRSGSMGDRGKIEYAREAAKQIIAGLNKEDRLAVVAYSTDVELLFPIQPLTDKDRAASVVSALYPTDSTNLSGGLVKGIEQLDSVKRDGYVNRVILLSDGLANEGVTDVGELGRIASRASEKGIHVTTMGLGVDYDENLMMSIAEHGAGNYYFIESPTQLSGIFRKEFGQIAATVAKDPVIRIGFAPGVTLEEVYGYMWTRTPDGVAEIKLGDFFGGQERDILVKLKVPAGKEGQNDLGKAALEFKDLLNNESPSGLVTPLSYEVTDDADKVARNENKDVSARWISVDASGVYYQATTAYESGDRQGALSKLKSAYDSIANLNMSPYKSARTVEQEAELRDAIDSISGPAAPAPMSDEGKKIIKQQKANAREAQK